The Sphingobacterium bambusae genome includes a window with the following:
- a CDS encoding fasciclin domain-containing protein, producing the protein MKRRYIQQFVYWTLGLCIILMQGACVKEGFTETTDETPNIATFLKNSTDYTLFYEAIKKAGTASYLDAWGTYTVFAPNNAAMSTYMGSLGKSTVADLSDEEVKLLVNQHIVTDTISTSNFRDGKITKNAVGGMFITTSVRNVDGHSEILLNKESVIILPNQRTGNGWVHGVDKVFTPITRTVMEEVLANAQLSLFAEALQATGLDVLLNSVQTDQYYSVLAISNTVFAQRGIQSLDDLKERYQNTSDPKNPTDSLYMHMAYHIVPELKYVSDLMLQSSHTTKVNNEIILVKVDRERVLINEEEWLGNIELGAEVDRGISDNTARNGVLHYLKDNIYIKQRFPFPVYWDPADQPEIRMAGVYKRLGLRTYNGFFKDIKWEGSGWVDYSIGGGSSAGSVNGDYLSFQLRTNTATVTSIEFKTPVIVRGRYRVWLSFRTIQNSNGSGNLMDVYFNNNKLSRQLNQGEYRNTTLAARELEALGYKRVTASSSSNVHNCKMLGIVDVDVTDRQTLKLVGLGNGNASSFLLDMVHFIPVDMEQIYPMFDVNGEAVYP; encoded by the coding sequence ATGAAAAGACGATATATTCAACAGTTTGTCTATTGGACACTCGGCCTCTGCATCATACTGATGCAAGGAGCCTGCGTAAAGGAAGGATTCACCGAAACCACCGATGAAACCCCAAACATTGCTACTTTTTTAAAAAACTCGACCGACTATACCTTGTTTTATGAAGCCATAAAGAAGGCCGGTACGGCTTCTTACCTTGATGCCTGGGGAACGTATACCGTGTTTGCGCCTAATAACGCGGCGATGAGCACCTATATGGGCTCTTTGGGGAAAAGTACGGTTGCCGATTTAAGCGATGAAGAAGTGAAGTTATTGGTGAACCAGCATATCGTGACCGACACGATTTCGACGAGCAACTTTCGCGATGGTAAGATCACAAAGAATGCGGTGGGCGGTATGTTCATCACCACATCCGTGCGCAATGTTGATGGGCATTCGGAGATTTTACTAAACAAAGAATCGGTGATTATTCTGCCCAATCAACGAACAGGAAACGGCTGGGTACACGGTGTTGATAAGGTGTTTACGCCTATTACGCGCACCGTCATGGAAGAGGTACTTGCTAATGCGCAATTGAGCCTTTTTGCGGAAGCCCTTCAAGCTACTGGACTAGATGTACTGTTGAACAGTGTGCAGACCGATCAGTACTATTCGGTGTTAGCCATTTCTAATACGGTGTTCGCACAGCGCGGCATCCAAAGTTTGGATGATCTGAAAGAACGTTACCAGAACACGTCAGATCCAAAGAACCCGACGGATAGCCTCTACATGCATATGGCCTACCATATTGTGCCTGAATTGAAGTATGTCTCTGATTTGATGTTGCAGTCGTCGCACACGACCAAAGTAAACAACGAGATTATTCTCGTTAAGGTTGACAGAGAGCGTGTATTAATCAATGAAGAGGAGTGGTTGGGAAACATCGAGCTGGGGGCAGAAGTAGACCGAGGAATTAGTGATAATACGGCAAGAAACGGTGTGTTACACTATTTGAAAGATAATATTTACATCAAGCAGCGCTTTCCCTTTCCGGTATATTGGGATCCTGCAGATCAACCGGAAATTCGGATGGCGGGTGTCTATAAAAGACTTGGGCTACGCACCTATAATGGATTCTTTAAGGATATCAAATGGGAGGGCTCAGGCTGGGTAGACTATTCCATTGGCGGTGGTAGCAGTGCAGGATCGGTCAATGGCGATTATTTATCCTTTCAATTGCGCACGAATACCGCTACGGTGACGTCCATAGAGTTCAAAACACCGGTCATCGTGCGAGGACGATATAGGGTATGGTTGAGCTTCCGGACGATACAGAATTCGAATGGCTCGGGTAACCTTATGGATGTTTACTTCAATAACAACAAACTTTCAAGACAGCTCAATCAAGGAGAATACAGAAATACGACGCTTGCTGCAAGGGAATTGGAAGCACTTGGTTATAAGCGAGTGACTGCCTCGTCGAGTTCCAATGTGCACAATTGTAAGATGCTAGGCATTGTGGACGTGGACGTGACGGATCGACAAACCCTGAAGCTTGTTGGCTTGGGCAATGGTAACGCATCAAGTTTCCTGTTGGATATG
- a CDS encoding RagB/SusD family nutrient uptake outer membrane protein, which produces MKKLHIHISIFLLALGSLSSSCTKWLDLKPQDGLVEQDFWQTKEHVRSAVNGLYISLTSGNLVSSLFMHGEIRTNMVELSAFTTQVLDEYRFANLMSANTLTNWGEYYRIINLCNNVIDNAPKAKEMDPTFSQEDLDAYIGEALTIRAWMNFYLARIWGDVPLKLTFTQSDDDNLMIPKSTQAQVFEAVVADLTRAGGMVKETFGGSVAMDKGKITKNTVNALLADVYLWQNDYEKALAACDVIIQSGKFQLVPGAASTWLNTLFAEGNSVEGIFELQYDRQQLNPFHVLFRQNPTYLVGNNVYESLYMIDESNPENFDVRGDRGSLDASSGQIYKYQGINRELRKTLEESYTHWMVYRYADVLLMKAEALNELSRGQEALDLIYEIRERANALSFNDLNPSPSDPESITTFLLEERAREFAYEGKRWFDVLRFARRDNYARLDFITNMVTEYAPVDRQQSMLGKYRDPNSHYLPIYFTELQMNKALIQNPFYTN; this is translated from the coding sequence ATGAAAAAACTTCATATACATATTAGCATTTTCCTGCTTGCATTAGGTTCCTTGTCTAGTTCCTGCACGAAGTGGCTCGATCTTAAACCGCAAGACGGCTTGGTGGAGCAAGATTTTTGGCAAACAAAGGAGCATGTTCGATCGGCCGTAAATGGGCTCTATATTTCGTTAACTTCCGGTAACTTGGTTAGTTCCTTATTTATGCACGGAGAGATCCGCACCAATATGGTGGAGCTTTCTGCCTTCACCACACAGGTATTGGATGAGTATCGCTTTGCCAATCTCATGTCTGCTAATACGCTAACCAATTGGGGCGAATACTACCGTATTATTAACCTTTGCAATAATGTGATTGACAACGCTCCAAAAGCGAAAGAGATGGATCCTACCTTCTCGCAGGAAGATCTAGATGCTTACATCGGCGAAGCCTTGACCATTCGTGCATGGATGAATTTTTATTTGGCTCGGATCTGGGGCGACGTGCCATTGAAGCTTACCTTCACCCAATCTGATGATGATAATTTGATGATTCCGAAATCTACCCAAGCACAGGTTTTTGAAGCGGTAGTTGCCGACCTCACACGCGCTGGCGGAATGGTGAAAGAAACATTCGGTGGATCGGTGGCTATGGACAAAGGAAAGATCACAAAGAATACAGTTAATGCCCTACTGGCCGATGTGTACCTCTGGCAAAATGACTACGAAAAGGCTTTGGCGGCTTGTGATGTCATTATCCAATCTGGAAAATTCCAATTGGTGCCAGGTGCGGCATCCACTTGGTTGAATACGCTGTTCGCGGAAGGAAATTCTGTTGAAGGTATTTTTGAGCTGCAATACGACCGGCAGCAATTGAACCCCTTTCACGTGTTGTTTCGGCAAAATCCAACCTATTTGGTAGGAAACAATGTTTATGAATCCCTTTATATGATTGACGAATCCAATCCCGAGAATTTTGATGTTCGCGGCGATCGCGGATCCTTGGACGCGTCGAGTGGGCAAATCTATAAGTATCAAGGGATCAATAGGGAGTTGCGTAAAACTTTGGAAGAGTCCTATACCCACTGGATGGTCTATCGCTACGCCGATGTATTGCTGATGAAAGCGGAAGCATTGAATGAATTGAGCCGTGGACAGGAGGCTTTGGACTTGATTTATGAAATCCGTGAGCGGGCCAATGCCTTGTCGTTTAACGATCTTAACCCTAGTCCCTCTGATCCGGAATCTATTACGACGTTTCTATTGGAAGAAAGAGCTCGGGAGTTTGCCTATGAAGGTAAGCGTTGGTTTGATGTGTTACGATTTGCTCGCCGAGACAATTATGCGCGCTTGGATTTTATTACCAATATGGTCACCGAATACGCCCCCGTCGATAGGCAACAGTCCATGCTGGGTAAATATAGAGATCCGAATAGCCATTATCTACCTATCTATTTCACGGAGCTGCAAATGAATAAGGCATTGATACAAAATCCATTTTATACCAATTAA
- a CDS encoding SusC/RagA family TonB-linked outer membrane protein, whose product MNYILMKSQSTYIFSLIVLCLWFGIEPALAQTVLRGKVVDSKSKEPIVGATVAEWGADNRTLTAVTTDMEGNYAISLKSNTNRLNISYIGYHARTLPINKQTQLQVSLISNDNQIEEVSITAQQAPTNTGLLNISARDLTTATASINAKLLQELQSSSIDEALQGRLPGVDISANSGDPGSGMSIRIRGTSSLSGNAEPLIVVDGMPYETSIPGDFNFGTADEDGYAQLLNIAPADIETITVLKDAAATAVWGSRASNGVLLITTKRGTMSKPTINYSFRGSMSNLPSAIPLLNGNQYSQLIPEMYMNRTGTPLNTLLSREFQYDPGDVYYYNNYSQNTDWIDAITQTGLSNDHTFSIQGGGEKARYYSSVAYLGQRGVTVGTALQRISARLNLDYEISDRIRFRTDIAYTHTVTDRNYVNSNDNQDNIRGTAYIKMPNMSLYEYDNYGNIMPVYFSPERNIQGAYPGTYNPAAMAEYATNKHGGERITPVFNLKYDIIPNKLISDFQVMFDINNTRVNSFLPQLATGRPFTETVVNRAGESDYDSFRLQTKSNLIYFPVNTEKHNLQMLLSWQTDDARGLNYESMISNTASTLLTDPSNPGRTQNNELALRAGLGESRAIGGLFSTQYKLNDKYIINAGLRMDANSKFGANNRFGYFPSVSTRWRVSGERFMENIPFINELSLRASYGQSGRAPRADYLFYSNIINNETTYLGETGVFPANMELRNLKWETVKGQNVGFNIEVWDRKVRLDVDVYRNRTVDMLFENLGVPNISGYNSIWLNSGTMDNQGWEVGLNATPYRTKDLTIDFAFNIARNMNVIREIPEFLVNESGRGTVNGEFKRILQMNNPIGSFYGYRFLGVYATTEETIARDVDGNQIFGPDGEPVYMRFNYPSTDYVFQAGDAKYADINNDGSIDERDIVYLGNSNPRFTGGFGPSINIKNRLRINLFFNFRVGYDVVNGAMMHTTKMTNYDNQSTAVLSRWRKEGDVTDMPRALMGAGYNWLGSDRYVQDASFIRFRSATVSYSFGKALIDRLGMSDLRMYVTGENFFTWTNYLGQDPEINMQSGIFGVAWDNSRTPPTMRFTFGLSTRF is encoded by the coding sequence ATGAATTATATACTTATGAAATCGCAGTCGACATATATCTTTTCTTTGATCGTGCTATGTCTATGGTTCGGGATAGAGCCCGCGCTGGCGCAGACGGTTTTACGTGGAAAGGTTGTGGATTCCAAAAGCAAGGAACCCATTGTGGGAGCGACCGTTGCGGAGTGGGGTGCGGATAACAGAACCTTGACTGCCGTGACCACGGATATGGAGGGGAATTATGCAATAAGCTTAAAAAGCAATACCAATAGACTGAATATATCCTATATCGGCTATCACGCGCGAACCTTGCCCATCAATAAGCAAACACAGCTGCAGGTGTCCTTGATTTCAAACGACAATCAGATCGAAGAAGTATCAATTACGGCACAACAAGCACCAACCAACACGGGGCTGCTCAATATTTCTGCACGCGATTTGACAACAGCGACAGCATCGATCAACGCCAAGTTACTTCAAGAATTGCAATCTAGCTCCATTGATGAAGCTTTACAGGGCCGCCTGCCCGGTGTTGATATTTCTGCCAATTCCGGTGACCCGGGATCGGGAATGTCTATCCGTATTCGCGGTACATCTTCCCTGAGTGGGAATGCAGAACCGCTGATTGTTGTGGATGGAATGCCCTATGAAACCAGTATTCCCGGCGATTTCAATTTCGGGACAGCGGATGAAGACGGTTATGCCCAATTGTTGAATATCGCACCGGCAGATATCGAAACGATTACGGTATTGAAAGATGCTGCAGCAACGGCAGTGTGGGGATCACGAGCATCAAATGGCGTCCTTTTAATCACGACCAAGCGTGGCACCATGTCTAAGCCGACGATTAATTACTCTTTCCGCGGATCGATGTCCAACTTGCCCAGCGCTATTCCTTTATTGAACGGAAATCAATATTCACAATTGATTCCTGAGATGTATATGAATCGTACGGGAACGCCGCTGAATACGCTGCTCTCGAGGGAGTTTCAATACGATCCGGGAGATGTGTATTATTACAACAACTACAGCCAAAATACCGATTGGATTGACGCCATCACGCAAACCGGACTGTCTAACGATCACACCTTTTCCATTCAAGGAGGAGGCGAAAAAGCGCGCTATTACTCATCGGTCGCTTACCTAGGACAACGTGGCGTAACCGTGGGTACAGCCCTGCAGCGGATCTCGGCCCGATTGAATCTCGATTACGAAATTTCCGATCGTATACGCTTTCGTACCGACATCGCCTATACACATACCGTAACGGACAGGAATTACGTCAATTCCAACGATAACCAAGATAATATTCGCGGCACGGCCTATATCAAGATGCCCAACATGAGCCTCTATGAATACGATAATTATGGCAATATTATGCCCGTCTACTTCTCGCCAGAAAGGAATATCCAAGGTGCTTATCCTGGAACCTACAATCCGGCAGCGATGGCCGAATATGCAACAAATAAGCATGGTGGGGAACGTATCACGCCCGTTTTTAACCTCAAATATGATATCATACCCAATAAGTTGATCTCTGACTTTCAGGTTATGTTTGATATCAATAACACGCGGGTAAACAGCTTCTTGCCGCAACTGGCAACAGGGCGTCCTTTCACGGAGACGGTGGTGAACAGAGCCGGCGAATCCGATTATGATTCTTTTCGTTTGCAGACCAAGTCTAACTTGATTTACTTCCCGGTGAATACCGAAAAGCATAATCTGCAGATGCTGTTGTCTTGGCAAACGGATGATGCGCGTGGGTTGAATTACGAGTCGATGATATCCAACACGGCATCTACCTTGTTGACGGATCCATCCAATCCCGGCCGTACACAGAACAATGAGCTGGCGCTACGTGCAGGTCTAGGCGAATCGCGTGCCATTGGAGGTCTATTTAGCACCCAATATAAGCTCAATGATAAATACATTATCAATGCAGGGCTTCGGATGGATGCTAATTCCAAGTTCGGCGCGAACAATCGTTTTGGCTATTTCCCTTCCGTATCGACCCGTTGGCGCGTTTCCGGTGAGCGATTTATGGAGAATATCCCTTTCATCAATGAACTGAGTTTACGGGCCAGCTACGGTCAATCGGGTCGCGCCCCACGCGCAGACTACCTTTTTTATAGCAACATCATCAATAACGAAACAACCTACCTCGGTGAAACGGGTGTGTTTCCGGCCAACATGGAGTTGAGAAATCTGAAATGGGAAACCGTCAAAGGGCAAAATGTCGGCTTCAACATTGAAGTTTGGGATCGCAAAGTGAGGCTAGATGTGGACGTCTACAGAAATCGCACGGTAGATATGTTATTCGAAAATCTGGGTGTTCCAAACATCAGCGGTTACAACAGCATATGGCTGAACTCCGGAACCATGGATAACCAAGGTTGGGAGGTAGGATTGAACGCTACGCCCTACCGCACGAAAGACTTGACGATTGATTTTGCATTCAACATTGCCCGTAACATGAATGTCATCCGTGAAATTCCGGAATTTTTAGTGAACGAATCGGGACGTGGTACCGTGAACGGTGAGTTTAAGCGTATCCTACAAATGAACAATCCGATAGGATCATTTTATGGATATCGATTTTTGGGCGTTTACGCAACTACGGAGGAGACTATCGCGCGCGACGTGGATGGCAACCAGATTTTTGGTCCCGATGGCGAGCCTGTTTACATGCGCTTCAACTATCCTTCCACCGATTACGTATTTCAGGCAGGGGATGCGAAGTATGCCGATATCAATAATGATGGAAGCATCGACGAACGCGATATTGTTTATCTCGGAAATTCAAACCCTCGATTTACTGGAGGATTTGGCCCTTCGATCAACATCAAAAATAGACTGCGCATCAACTTGTTTTTCAACTTCCGCGTAGGATATGATGTAGTAAACGGCGCGATGATGCATACCACAAAAATGACAAATTACGACAACCAATCTACCGCCGTGTTGAGCCGTTGGCGAAAAGAAGGCGACGTGACCGATATGCCGCGTGCATTGATGGGAGCGGGTTACAACTGGTTGGGATCCGATCGTTATGTGCAGGATGCCTCGTTTATACGTTTTCGATCAGCAACCGTAAGCTATTCTTTCGGAAAGGCCTTGATCGATCGCCTAGGCATGAGTGACCTGCGCATGTACGTAACGGGCGAAAACTTCTTCACTTGGACCAACTACCTCGGGCAAGATCCAGAGATCAATATGCAGTCGGGAATATTTGGTGTGGCTTGGGACAATTCCCGAACACCACCCACCATGCGTTTCACCTTCGGACTATCTACTCGATTTTAA
- a CDS encoding fasciclin domain-containing protein — MRVYKVTFYWVLFIVLCVGCRKDAFDNFYNRPENLESPIYTRLEEEGRFSLFRRLIEKASYKETLDQAGYWTIFAPNDEAVNRFLTQEGYGTVEQVPEEVAAQIVRYALVYNAFQTNHIADYQSNLGWVEGLGFRRRTAYYEGFQKQKVRINGVEQELIVTASNRNNVSVTFGTPYYIDGDNNNKYVTYFHQKYASMNNLTAADYSFFHPNVTWADFNFMGAKVLKADIIAENGVIHEVDAVTLPQPSLDRYLAEHDDYSFFRDSILNQFFVTYAPNAAASKTYEYRTGEVAQVYVKVYDPLLTFSLNNENYLKEEDNDGQQDAFTLFIPKNDVLIPWVRTILLEHYKTLNNVPKTVLADFVNTLLWRNAVWPSQFSLKFNVHEEPATFVQQDIVDKKMLSNGFFYGTSKVQESNLFSTVYKHIILDPDYSLMLMLLNKEYKRIITNPNQQFTVFLFSDRLLQQLGYAYNERINEWSWRDRNNNVIGHAITEPRLQRILYTHIVETPNDELANIENSSGYIQTGDKIIPGEFIKWQNGNMYAAGNEFLGQSVHITGSAKFGNNGRIYYVDNLLEFSAETAGQAVNRVANANTQTSRFRDYLVNSTLYRAADLTINGIAAGSSYTILMPNNAAIQQAVDAGVLPSNTAPTDLVDRTKVERFLQHHILTNINVAPDGNQDVISGISLLKDASDQSVIVGIANAVNNLRFTDASGKTVSAVNNTNLYISNRIVLHELNGYLN, encoded by the coding sequence ATGCGTGTTTACAAAGTAACCTTTTATTGGGTTTTGTTTATCGTCTTATGCGTAGGCTGTAGAAAAGATGCATTTGATAATTTTTATAACCGCCCGGAAAATTTGGAATCGCCGATCTATACACGATTGGAAGAAGAAGGTAGGTTTTCTTTGTTTCGCCGATTAATCGAGAAAGCAAGCTATAAGGAAACGTTGGATCAGGCAGGCTATTGGACCATATTTGCGCCAAATGATGAAGCCGTCAACCGTTTTCTAACGCAAGAAGGTTATGGTACGGTAGAGCAAGTTCCCGAGGAAGTCGCTGCGCAGATTGTACGCTATGCGCTCGTGTATAACGCCTTTCAAACCAATCATATTGCCGATTATCAAAGTAATTTGGGTTGGGTTGAAGGCTTAGGCTTTCGTCGCCGAACAGCCTACTATGAAGGCTTTCAAAAACAAAAAGTGCGCATCAATGGCGTTGAGCAGGAGCTGATCGTGACCGCCTCAAACCGCAATAATGTTTCGGTGACATTTGGAACGCCCTATTACATCGATGGTGATAACAACAACAAATACGTCACCTATTTCCACCAGAAGTATGCGTCGATGAACAACCTGACAGCGGCAGACTATAGTTTCTTTCACCCCAATGTTACTTGGGCTGATTTTAACTTTATGGGAGCAAAGGTGTTAAAGGCCGACATCATCGCCGAGAACGGCGTGATACACGAAGTGGATGCCGTTACATTGCCACAACCAAGTTTAGATCGCTATTTGGCCGAGCATGATGATTATAGCTTCTTTAGGGATTCTATCTTAAACCAGTTCTTTGTTACCTATGCACCAAATGCAGCGGCTAGTAAAACCTACGAATATCGTACCGGAGAGGTTGCGCAGGTGTATGTAAAAGTTTATGATCCCTTATTGACCTTTTCTTTAAATAATGAAAACTATCTAAAAGAGGAGGACAACGACGGGCAGCAGGATGCTTTCACCTTGTTCATTCCAAAAAATGACGTCCTTATACCTTGGGTTCGCACGATTCTGTTGGAGCACTACAAGACCTTAAATAATGTTCCGAAGACGGTACTAGCCGATTTTGTCAACACGTTGTTGTGGCGTAATGCCGTTTGGCCAAGCCAGTTTTCGCTTAAGTTTAACGTGCATGAAGAGCCCGCTACTTTCGTGCAGCAGGATATCGTCGATAAAAAGATGTTGAGTAATGGTTTCTTTTATGGAACAAGCAAAGTGCAGGAATCCAACCTATTCAGCACCGTTTACAAGCATATTATCCTAGATCCTGATTATTCGTTGATGTTGATGCTGTTGAACAAAGAATATAAGCGTATCATCACTAACCCAAATCAACAGTTTACGGTATTTCTGTTTTCCGATAGGCTTTTGCAACAGTTGGGCTACGCTTATAACGAGCGAATAAACGAGTGGAGCTGGCGCGATAGAAACAATAATGTTATCGGGCATGCGATTACCGAACCACGTCTTCAACGGATACTCTACACCCACATTGTCGAGACGCCTAACGATGAGTTGGCGAATATTGAAAATAGCAGTGGCTACATACAAACCGGCGACAAAATTATTCCGGGAGAATTTATCAAATGGCAAAATGGCAATATGTATGCTGCAGGAAATGAATTTTTAGGGCAATCCGTTCATATAACCGGTTCGGCCAAATTCGGAAACAATGGTCGTATCTATTATGTGGATAACCTTTTGGAATTCTCTGCTGAAACTGCCGGACAGGCGGTCAACCGTGTGGCCAATGCTAATACGCAAACCAGCCGCTTCCGCGATTATCTCGTCAACTCGACCTTATATAGAGCTGCTGATTTAACGATTAACGGTATCGCTGCCGGTTCATCCTATACGATTCTGATGCCAAACAATGCAGCTATTCAACAGGCTGTTGACGCTGGTGTATTGCCGAGCAACACAGCTCCGACAGATTTGGTAGATAGAACAAAAGTTGAACGTTTTCTCCAGCATCATATCCTTACTAATATCAATGTCGCTCCAGATGGAAACCAAGACGTTATTTCAGGAATTAGTTTGTTGAAGGATGCCAGCGATCAGTCGGTTATCGTAGGTATCGCGAATGCCGTCAATAACCTTCGTTTTACAGATGCTTCCGGCAAGACAGTATCCGCGGTAAACAATACCAACCTTTATATCAGTAACCGTATCGTTCTCCATGAACTTAATGGATATCTAAACTAA
- a CDS encoding rhamnogalacturonan acetylesterase, giving the protein MFPIGQALFAQQLIRNFSFGKKYAKDDVLITKPQAFSSSIGYGFEFGTENDIRIEKGSKQASLASNKPFYFSVNVPEGNYRVTVGYHGDKDTAYHSTIRSESRRLHVEDQIVPAGKKIATSFIVHIKSPLIHNGESVKLKKPREAAKLDWDDKLTLEFQRTTRIDYIRIEAVSTITTVFLAGNSTVVNQEDEPWASWGQMIPRFFDQQVAIANHAESGLALSSFLSSNRLAKILSVSQPGDYLFIEFGHNDQKEQGEKAGAFHGYAERLRLFVKEFRKKGGIPVIVTSTARRAFDADGNLLYTLGEYPAAARQVAAELDVPLIDLNRMTRAFYQRLGVENSKRAFVHYAANTFSEQPEPLQDNTHFNTYGAYQIAKMVLQGIKQDRLDLQAHIIDFESYDPSLPDDFTTWHWPPGLKNSRLKPDGN; this is encoded by the coding sequence ATGTTTCCTATAGGGCAAGCACTATTCGCTCAACAACTTATCCGTAATTTTTCCTTTGGTAAGAAGTATGCGAAGGATGATGTCCTTATAACGAAGCCTCAAGCCTTCTCTTCTTCCATCGGTTATGGTTTCGAATTTGGAACCGAAAACGATATACGGATTGAAAAGGGGAGTAAGCAAGCGTCGCTTGCTAGCAACAAACCGTTTTACTTCTCGGTCAATGTGCCCGAAGGCAATTATCGGGTCACCGTGGGTTACCATGGTGATAAGGACACCGCTTATCACAGCACGATACGGTCGGAGTCGCGGCGCTTGCATGTGGAGGATCAGATCGTTCCTGCGGGAAAGAAAATAGCGACCAGCTTTATCGTTCATATCAAGAGCCCCTTAATCCATAATGGGGAGTCTGTGAAACTGAAAAAGCCACGCGAGGCGGCGAAGTTGGACTGGGATGATAAGCTGACCTTAGAATTCCAACGTACCACACGTATTGACTATATACGGATCGAAGCAGTTTCTACTATCACCACTGTATTTTTGGCCGGTAATTCCACAGTCGTCAATCAGGAAGATGAGCCTTGGGCATCTTGGGGGCAAATGATCCCTCGTTTCTTCGATCAACAGGTTGCCATCGCCAACCATGCCGAATCGGGGCTAGCGCTCAGTTCCTTTTTATCTTCTAATAGATTGGCCAAGATATTATCCGTCAGCCAACCAGGTGATTACCTGTTTATCGAATTTGGTCATAACGATCAAAAGGAGCAGGGCGAAAAAGCAGGAGCGTTCCATGGTTACGCCGAGCGTTTACGTCTATTCGTAAAGGAGTTTCGGAAAAAAGGGGGAATTCCTGTTATCGTTACTTCCACCGCGCGACGAGCATTTGATGCGGACGGTAATTTGTTATATACCCTAGGCGAATATCCAGCGGCAGCACGCCAAGTCGCCGCGGAGCTAGACGTTCCGCTAATTGATTTGAACAGGATGACCCGTGCCTTTTACCAGCGCTTGGGCGTAGAGAACTCTAAGCGTGCGTTTGTACATTATGCAGCCAATACCTTCTCCGAACAGCCTGAACCCTTGCAGGATAATACGCATTTCAATACCTATGGCGCCTATCAAATAGCTAAGATGGTTTTACAGGGTATCAAACAGGACAGGCTTGATCTCCAAGCTCACATTATCGATTTCGAAAGTTACGATCCATCCCTACCGGATGATTTTACCACATGGCATTGGCCTCCCGGTTTAAAAAACAGTCGGCTAAAACCCGATGGTAACTAG
- a CDS encoding nucleoside-diphosphate kinase, whose translation MATNRTFTMIKPDAVANGHIGAILNDIIAGGFKIVAMKYIQLTAESAGNFYAVHKERPFYADLVSFMTSGPIVAAILEKDNAVEDFRTLIGATDPKKAEEGTIRNKYAESIEANAVHGSDSDENAEIEGNFYFSQFERF comes from the coding sequence ATGGCAACAAACAGAACTTTTACCATGATCAAGCCAGATGCTGTAGCAAATGGCCATATCGGAGCAATCTTGAATGATATTATCGCAGGCGGTTTCAAGATCGTAGCAATGAAATACATCCAGCTGACAGCTGAATCGGCAGGTAATTTCTACGCGGTACACAAGGAAAGACCTTTCTATGCTGACTTGGTATCATTTATGACTTCTGGACCTATCGTGGCAGCGATTTTAGAAAAAGATAATGCGGTAGAAGACTTCCGTACGTTGATTGGAGCTACTGATCCTAAGAAAGCAGAAGAAGGAACAATTCGCAACAAATATGCAGAATCTATTGAGGCTAATGCCGTACACGGGTCTGACTCGGACGAAAATGCAGAAATCGAAGGTAACTTCTACTTCTCTCAATTCGAGCGTTTCTAG
- the ybeY gene encoding rRNA maturation RNase YbeY, producing the protein MALKDILFFNEDIAYPLKDKQKLRQWIGETIKAEGFKRIGELNFILCSDAYLLEINKEYLDHDTYTDIVTFDSSEQEDVIAGDIFISVERTTENAAKFAVSERDELHRVIIHGVLHLCGFHDKKKEDKELMTKKENEYLGKRGF; encoded by the coding sequence ATGGCATTGAAAGATATTTTGTTCTTCAACGAAGACATTGCGTACCCATTAAAAGATAAGCAGAAACTTCGCCAATGGATCGGCGAAACGATCAAGGCAGAGGGCTTCAAACGAATTGGCGAACTCAATTTTATTTTATGCTCTGACGCTTATCTGCTGGAAATAAATAAGGAATATTTGGATCATGACACCTACACCGATATTGTGACCTTCGATTCCTCCGAGCAGGAGGATGTTATCGCTGGAGACATTTTTATATCGGTTGAAAGAACCACAGAGAACGCCGCAAAGTTTGCCGTTTCTGAACGCGACGAATTACATCGTGTTATTATCCATGGTGTGCTTCACCTTTGTGGTTTCCACGATAAGAAAAAGGAAGACAAGGAGCTGATGACGAAGAAAGAAAATGAATACCTTGGAAAACGAGGATTCTAA